The following are from one region of the Leishmania braziliensis MHOM/BR/75/M2904 complete genome, chromosome 21 genome:
- a CDS encoding putative calcineurin B subunit, whose product MNEIPLTAEELQDIRESTALTDAQVQRLYKSFTRLNKDKSGKITREEFNSIPALASNPLVDRVLAVMDTNGDSTVDFGDFVRALAVLSSATSKEDKLRFTFKMYDIDGDGRISNKDLFQMLSIMVGVNLSQMQLQQIVDKTFIEADADRDGYITFEEFQALAVNSDFGDRLNLHF is encoded by the coding sequence ATGAACGAGATTCCACTgacagcggaggagctgcaggacatCCGCGAGTCCACTGCGCTGACGGATGCGCAAGTGCAGCGCCTGTACAAAAGCTTCACCAGGCTGAACAAGGACAAGTCTGGCAAGATCACTCGGGAAGAGTTCAACTCTATCCCTGCGCTAGCCTCCAATCCTCTTGTCGACAGAGTGCTTGCGGTAATGGATACGAACGGTGACTCCACGGTGGACTTTGGGGACTTTGTGCGGGCACTGGCGGTGCTTTCCTCGGCCACCTCGAAGGAGGACAAGCTGCGGTTCACCTTCAAGATGTACGATATCGATGGTGACGGCCGCATAAGCAACAAGGATCTTTTTCAAATGCTTAGCATCATGGTTGGGGTGAATCTCTCCCAGATGCAGTTGCAGCAGATTGTGGACAAGACGTTCATCGAGGCTGACGCTGACCGGGACGGCTACATTACGTTTGAGGAGTTCCAGGCGCTGGCCGTTAACAGCGACTTTGGGGATCGGCTGAACCTGCACTTTTAG
- a CDS encoding putative protein kinase: MPTSSGIDPTKLREVIRVLKTVGHVAMAESLEVEWGMRPDTTSHAKSVKKTRKSLLRKSRESSKARGTAVPSLPSTAVAPFPLQVTSQRRLVVTCIGDKADLWGPYADPEDAKCSIAPLFDYGAGLLRDHYVEYLEHPVSFASVHPYEKQNPPSNLPWRHFELKVFYEVGKTGSEAKKEFEFVKGDLIGRRYRVDVPIDDATFSRTVRCYDEQTGQSVCLKIIRNSKSFLDQSFDELRALTCVNNAGDADAYCVVRLLDYFYFREHLVLVTELLLDNLYEYARKLDVVQRCAYFTLARLQRIVRQVLTALKLIHSLSLIHCDIKPENIAFKSVAECDVKVLDLGSSCYITDTLSSYVQSRSYRAPEVILGCKYGPAVDIWSLGATAAELATGTVLFNVESVPTMLASIASVCGPIPAEMLQEGRNTSLYVTKHGAFYDYEDEQLVFHFPSEPPDAAVLFGFDDHDYVDFVRLCLTLDAALRPSAAQLLDHPFLTKKYAE, from the coding sequence ATGCCGACCTCCAGCGGTATCGATCCGACCAAGCTGCGGGAGGTAATCCGTGTGCTGAAGACGGTCGGCCACGTAGCGATGGCAGAGTCGTTGGAGGTGGAGTGGGGCATGCGACCCGACACCACCTCTCACGCAAAGAGCGTGAAGAAAACGCGAAAGTCACTGCTGCGGAAGAGTCGCGAGTCCTCCAAGGCACGGGGTACTGCagtcccctccctcccttccacTGCTGTAGCACCCTTTCCTCTTCAGGTGACCTCGCAGAGGAGACTTGTGGTCACCTGCATCGGTGACAAGGCGGACCTGTGGGGACCGTACGCGGACCCGGAGGATGCGAAGTGCTCTATCGCGCCACTCTTTGACTATGGTGCCGGCCTCCTGCGCGACCACTATGTCGAGTACCTCGAGCACCCCGTCTCTTTTGCATCCGTCCATCCATATGAAAAGCAGAACCCGCCGTCGAACTTACCATGGCGTCACTTTGAGCTGAAGGTGTTCTACGAGGTGGGGAAGACTGGGTCggaggcaaagaaggagTTCGAATTTGTGAAAGGCGATCTCATAGGCAGACGCTACCGCGTGGATGTACCAATCGATGACGCAACATTTTCTCGCACTGTCCGATGCTACGACGAGCAGACAGGCCAGTCTGTGTGCCTCAAGATAATCCGCAACTCCAAGAGTTTTTTAGACCAAAGCTTCGATGAGTTACGAGCGCTGACCTGTGTGAATAATGCCGGCGACGCCGATGCATACTGCGTCGTGCGGCTGCTCGATTACTTCTACTTTCGTGAGCACCTTGTCCTCGTCACGGAGCTCCTCTTAGACAATCTGTACGAATACGCGCGGAAGCTCGACGTCGTACAGCGCTGCGCGTACTTCACCcttgcgcgcctgcagcgcatcgtGCGTCAGGTGCTTACCGCGCTAAAGCTAATCCATTCTCTCAGTCTCATTCACTGCGACATCAAGCCCGAAAACATCGCCTTTAAATCAGTAGCCGAATGCGATGTGAAAGTGCTCGACttgggcagcagctgctacaTCACGGACACACTTAGCTCCTACGTTCAGTCCCGCTCCTATCGTGCGCCGGAGGTCATTCTCGGCTGCAAGTACGGTCCCGCAGTGGATATTTGGTCTCTGGGGGCTACAGCAGCTGAGCTGGCGACTGGAACAGTGCTCTTCAATGTAGAGTCAGTGCCCACCATGCTCGCTTCTATCgcgagcgtgtgtgggcCAATACCGGCGGAAATGCTCCAGGAAGGGCGCAATACCTCCCTCTACGTCACTAAGCACGGCGCCTTCTATGACTACGAAGATGAGCAGCTCGTCTTCCACTTTCCCTCGGAGCCACCAGATGCCGCGGTGCTCTTCGGCTTCGATGACCACGACTACGTTGACTTTGTGCGACTTTGCTTGACTTTAGATGCCGCGTTGCGTCCctccgctgcgcagctgctggaccATCCGTTTCTCACTAAAAAGTACGCAGAGTGA
- a CDS encoding putative mitochondrial structure specific endonuclease I (SSE-1): protein MPVREKAIVLIDGPALVHRWYHRWSYTKERYGTPIDVKQFAIKNARFMIATAHSFDPAHMAQHLLSPQTEYAHTPKHNKIIVCFDHGDGGRRQIYASYKANRSERATTPEFRLIERVAKKVFADEPRESLLVVPDCDAGLASLNAEADDMIATLAFFNQQSRRPTVVMSHDYDLYQLVDEARKSYHYDIRTKHLVSERSVMERVGVPPKLVRDFKSLAGDSSDNIPGVNGIGKMRACNLLKKYGDLDGILFKGVKSETGHLGELLSEGAKMALLSRQLIDFRMCPKVIKVCETFMKK, encoded by the coding sequence atgcCCGTGCGTGAGAAGGCGATTGTTCTCATCGACGGCCCAGCCTTGGTTCACCGGTGGTATCACCGATGGAGCTACACAAAAGAGAGGTACGGCACGCCTATCGATGTGAAGCAGTTTGCCATCAAGAACGCCCGTTTCATGATCGCAACGGCCCATAGCTTTGATCCGGCACACATGGCGCAGCATCTCCTATCTCCGCAGACAGAgtacgcgcacacgccaaAACACAACAAAATCATCGTCTGCTTTGACCACGGTGACGGAGGCCGGCGACAAATTTACGCCAGCTACAAAGCGAATAGGTCGGAGAGGGCCACCACACCTGAGTTTCGTTTAATCGAGAGGGTGGCGAAGAAGGTGTTCGCCGACGAACCGCGTGAGTCGCTTCTCGTGGTGCCAGACTGCGACGCGGGACTTGCGAGCCTCAATGCGGAGGCCGACGATATGATAGCCACCCTTGCTTTCTTTAACCAGCAAAGCAGAAGGCCCACGGTGGTTATGTCGCACGACTACGACCTGTACCAACTCGTTGACGAGGCGAGGAAGAGCTACCACTACGACATCCGCACCAAGCATCTCGTATCGGAGAGAAGCGTGATGGAGCGCGTCGGCGTGCCCCCCAAACTGGTGCGGGACTTCAAGTCATTGGCCGGTGATTCCTCGGACAACATTCCCGGCGTGAATGGGATCGGAAAGATGCGAGCGTGCAACCTGTTGAAAAAGTACGGGGACTTGGATGGCATCCTTTTCAAAGGCGTCAAGAGCGAGACCGGTCACCTCGGTGAGCTGCTCAGCGAGGGAGCCAAAATGGCGTTGCTCTCGCGCCAGCTGATAGACTTCCGCATGTGCCCAAAAGTGATCAAAGTGTGCGAGACATTTATGAAAAAGTGA
- a CDS encoding putative centromere/microtubule binding protein cbf5: MNIRSTHFTLLECGWSPLRRPLSEYIKYGMINMDKPSNPSSHEVVSWIKRILKCDKTGHAGTLDPKVTGALIICTDRATRLVKSQQNAGKTYIGV, encoded by the coding sequence ATGAACATTCGCTCAACCCACTTCACGCTGCTGGAGTGTGGCTGGTCTCCACTCCGCCGTCCCTTATCGGAGTACATTAAGTACGGCATGATCAACATGGATAAGCCCTCCAACCCTAGCTCTCACGAAGTTGTTTCCTGGATCAAGCGCATTTTGAAGTGCGACAAAACGGGTCACGCTGGTACTCTCGATCCCAAGGTGACTGGCGCCTTAATTATTTGCACTGACCGCGCTACGCGCCTGGTGAAATCCCAGCAGAATGCCGGCAAAACATACATTGGTGTGC
- the PUF3 gene encoding putative pumillio protein 3: MAWTVHEDEYRRETYDNLEEILQYVVQTEEGAQQSKSTGKYTKSSQVFSTPSPLTVTELSSPIKHQLTNAFPWQLQSPMTNNSSFHNMGIPYTPAQSPQQRCCNNRFNSSYGDYYDRKPKIIKSSEAYVLSPGAEKRDMSAGQMDYMMAMEVNSMPLPDVTRQKEALASPDMVVGGGYGDWSGNGSKYSQSDAVTADSLRGRVYETAKDQHGCRYLQRWLDTNCDPEVVQVIMDEVIPHVGELMTDQYANFLIQKLFDIMPDDVRYKVAIVAAPQICMIALTPHGTFSVQKMIETISTRAEMEIICEALAKDVVRLVKDAHGNHVIQKVLQRFDFDDKEYIYRAVATDCVSIAKNKQGCCVLQRCLEYASPQQKAALVDQVLACCLQIVQDPFGNYVLQYVLEAHDSKINDTIALSFLPHLVQLSMNKFSSNVMEKVLRGASKPVQVLYVEEMCNPEIISRLIQDDFGNYVLQTALTINAPAQAEQLVNTIRPFMPLIKNAPYAKKMEGKMEAVARKMEGNTFHSPREECIARQGSGGTPHSKFDRSPNYERHYMSGADRQLHYHHPTPWQTS; the protein is encoded by the coding sequence ATGGCCTGGACGGTGCACGAAGATGAATACAGGAGGGAAACATACGATAACCTCGAGGAGATCCTGCAGTACGTGGTTCAAACGGAGGAAGGCGCGCAGCAGTCGAAGTCTACTGGAAAGTACACCAAGAGCTCGCAGGTATTTTCGACGCCGTCTCCGCTGACCGTTACGGAGCTGAGCTCACCCATCAAGCACCAGCTTACGAATGCTTTCCCATGGCAGTTACAGAGCCCTATGACAAACAACTCTTCCTTTCATAACATGGGCATTCCGTACACTCCAGCGCAGAGcccccagcagcgctgctgcaacaaCCGCTTCAACAGCAGTTACGGCGACTACTACGACCGTAAACCGAAGATCATAAAGAGTAGTGAGGCTTACGTTCTCTCTCCAGGAGCGGAAAAGCGAGACATGAGTGCCGGACAAATGGACTACATGATGGCCATGGAGGTGAACAGTATGCCACTGCCTGACGTGACGAGGCAGAAGGAGGCACTTGCTTCACCGGATATGGTGGTGGGCGGAGGTTACGGCGACTGGTCAGGAAATGGCAGCAAATACTCTCAGAGTGATGCCGTTACCGCCGATAGCCTGCGAGGCAGGGTGTACGAAACCGCGAAGGACCAGCACGGCTGTCGCTATCTGCAGCGATGGCTAGACACGAACTGCGACCCTGAGGTGGTACAGGTGATCATGGACGAAGTCATTCCGCACGTGGGGGAGCTGATGACAGACCAGTACGCGAACTTTCTTATTCAAAAGTTGTTCGACATCATGCCAGATGATGTGCGATACAAGGTTGCCATCGTGGCGGCGCCACAGATTTGCATGATTGCCCTCACACCGCATGGTACGTTTAGCGTTCAGAAGATGATCGAAACGATTTCGACGCGTGCTGAGATGGAGATTATTTGCGAGGCACTTGCCAAGGATGTTGTTCGACTAGTTAAGGATGCACACGGAAACCATGTGATTCAAAAAGTGCTTCAGCGCTTCGACTTTGACGACAAGGAGTACATCTACagagcggtggcgacggaCTGCGTGTCGATTGCTAAGAACAAGCAGGGATGCtgtgtgctgcagcgctgtctCGAATACGCCTCACCGCAGCAAAAGGCTGCCCTTGTCGATCAGGTGCTCGCTTGCTGCCTGCAAATTGTCCAGGATCCGTTCGGCAACTACGTCCTCCAGTACGTCCTAGAGGCGCACGATAGCAAGATAAACGACACCATTGCCCTTTCCTTCCTACCCCACCTGGTTCAGCTGTCTATGAACAAGTTCAGCTCCAACGTGATGGAAAAAGTGTTGCGCGGTGCCTCGAAGCCGGTGCAGGTACTGTACGTGGAGGAGATGTGCAACCCAGAGATCATTTCCCGCCTCATTCAAGACGACTTCGGCAACTACGTCCTTCAGACAGCGCTCACGATAAACGCACCAGCGCAGGCAGAGCAACTCGTGAACACTATTCGTCCCTTTATGCCGTTGATCAAGAACGCACCGTACGCGAAGAAGATGGAGGGCAAGATGGAGGCTGTTGCACGGAAGATGGAGGGTAACACCTTCCACTCACCGCGGGAAGAATGTATTGCTCGCCAAGGAAGCGGGGGCACCCCGCACAGCAAGTTCGACCGCTCTCCCAACTACGAGCGACACTACATGAGCGGTGCAGATCGGCAGCTGCATTATCATCATCCCACGCCATGGCAGACATCGTAG
- a CDS encoding putative proteasome alpha 2 subunit codes for MSEAFYGLTTFSPSGKLIQIEYATTAAGKGSTALGVKATDGAVIAAKKKASSTLVDASSIQKVFVLDEHAGCTYSGMGPDCRVLIDSARQNCQQYRLMYKEPIPISQLVRKISALYQEFTQSGGVRPFGCSLLVAGVDANGYHLYQVDPSGTFWTWKATAIGTGSSDAKAFLEKRYTVDMELEDAVHTALLTLKEGFDGQMTPENTQVGRVTENRFEILSVDQLRDYLDQI; via the coding sequence ATGTCTGAGGCATTCTATGGTCTGACCACGTTTAGCCCTTCGGGAAAGCTGATTCAGATTGAGTATgcgacgacagcagctgGAAAAGGGTCGACTGCATTGGGGGTGAAGGCGACGGATGGTGCCGTCATTGCTGCGAAGAAGAAGGCCTCCTCTACCCTAGTGGATGCCTCATCAATCCAGAAAGTTTTCGTTTTGGATGAGCACGCTGGCTGCACATACAGCGGCATGGGCCCTGACTGCCGTGTCCTTATCGACTCTGCTCGGCAGAACTGCCAACAGTACAGGCTAATGTACAAGGAACCCATTCCGATCAGCCAGCTGGTGCGGAAGATAAGTGCTCTCTATCAGGAATTCACGCAGTCCGGTGGTGTCCGTCCCTTCGGATGCTCTCTCCTGGTCGCTGGGGTGGATGCTAACGGCTATCATTTGTATCAAGTGGACCCTAGCGGCACGTTCTGGACGTGGAAGGCGACGGCGATCGGCACCGGAAGTTCGGACGCAAAGGCATTCCTAGAAAAGCGTTATACTGTGGACatggagctggaggatgcTGTGCACACCGCATTGTTGACGTTGAAGGAAGGCTTTGATGGCCAGATGACGCCAGAAAACACTCAGGTGGGTCGTGTCACAGAAAACCGCTTTGAAATCCTGAGTGTCGATCAGCTGCGAGATTACCTTGACCAGATTTAG
- a CDS encoding putative cytochrome c oxidase subunit VI produces MPHEDHRKYRVQRADLPAMPHFTDFNDPRFCGTTNKQKNGILAYYQWLHCIGNWGEEHSMCKKMRWYVERMMHETWLEKWEEKRALGHFDHTILYGVKPWKEFEPLYQPVKKNRKGAYEFWLDRNFEPLYDADAADWREKAPILHDMFVLGKKPVSA; encoded by the coding sequence atgccaCACGAAGACCATAGGAAATACAGGGTTCAGCGTGCTGACCTCCCTGCGATGCCTCACTTCACTGATTTCAACGACCCGCGCTTCTGCGGGACGACGAACAAGCAGAAGAACGGTATTCTGGCCTACTATCAGTGGCTACATTGCATCGGCAACTGGGGTGAGGAGCACTCGATGTGCAAAAAGATGCGCTGGTATGTGGAGCGCATGATGCACGAAACGTGGCTGGAGAAGTGGGAGGAAAAGCGTGCCCTCGGACACTTTGACCATACTATTCTCTATGGTGTGAAGCCGTGGAAGGAGTTTGAGCCGCTTTACCAACCAGTGAAGAAGAACCGCAAGGGTGCGTATGAGTTTTGGCTAGACCGCAACTTTGAGCCTCTCTACGATGCCGACGCGGCTGACTGGCGCGAGAAGGCGCCGATTCTTCATGACATGTTTGTGCTAGGAAAGAAACCCGTCTCAGCGTAA
- a CDS encoding 60S ribosomal protein L32: protein MVKPVVTKDVVKKRTKRFTRHRFELFPQLSSSWRKPRGEDSPVRRRYKGQKPMPNKGYGSDRATKYITPSGFRNFPINNVEDLYMLVMQNRKYAGVISHTIGACKRKAIVRKAMELDVRLSNGSAKLCKIDNH, encoded by the coding sequence ATGGTTAAGCCGGTCGTTACAAAGGATGTTGTAAAGAAGCGCACAAAGCGCTTCACTCGTCACCGCTTCGAGCTCTTTCCTCAGCTGAGCTCTAGCTGGCGCAAGCCGCGTGGCGAAGACTCTCCGGTCCGTCGCCGCTACAAGGGCCAGAAGCCGATGCCCAACAAGGGTTATGGTAGCGACCGCGCTACCAAGTACATTACTCCGTCCGGCTTTCGTAACTTCCCCATTAACAATGTGGAGGACCTGTACATGCTCGTGATGCAAAATCGTAAGTACGCTGGTGTCATTTCTCACACCATCGGGGCCTGCAAACGCAAGGCAATTGTTCGCAAGGCTATGGAGCTAGATGTGCGTCTGTCCAACGGGAGCGCAAAGCTGTGCAAGATCGATAACCACTAG
- a CDS encoding RNA polymerase II, giving the protein MLIPTHSRINAILDINMSPTIAELSGRILSQQRYSQILEQGKWLLGLLKGVSFDIGAKEGMRCVSPVVLPYGSIVSGTSLRDGDADYIVSFPLASESTCQSIACVIERERQEKLLSDIFVHIRKNNRDDELYPQRIFRARVPIVQYVRKSACEISKFDICLSLGGLKNSLLLRQYMAGDPRLRLGVLGAKQWGRDHQILNTRRGWISPYALSIMYIHFMKSTGRTTFAFDEEAVSQRVNEIISTAAESEGDISQVDELASVLPLQDADISLVQKDVFDFFAFYSTPGGFDFDASVVDIRSRERFSSKDQWCESLHELDEKERWQLLGHEVILLRDPFEPHSLGRSVDFFRGEEIREKFRSASVKKEPLSFFASL; this is encoded by the coding sequence ATGCTGATACCTACACATAGCCGTATTAATGCTATACTGGACATTAACATGAGTCCTACGATTGCAGAGCTCTCGGGTAGAATACTGTCCCAGCAGCGGTACTCACAAATACTGGAGCAAGGCAAATGGCTACTAGGGTTGCTTAAAGGGGTTTCCTTTGATATAGGTGCCAAGGAGGGGATGAGGTGTGTTTCCCCCGTTGTGTTACCGTACGGTTCTATTGTGTCTGGCACCTCGTTAAGAGATGGCGACGCGGATTACATCGTTTCTTTTCCGCTTGCCTCGGAAAGCACATGCCAGAGCATCGCATGCGTTATTGAACGCGAGCGCCAGGAAAAACTTCTTTCTGACATTTTTGTTCATATTCGTAAGAACAACCGGGATGACGAGTTATATCCACAACGAATTTTTCGTGCAAGAGTGCCAATTGTTCAGTACGTGCGTAAAAGTGCATGTGAGATCAGCAAATTTGATATTTGTCTCTCGTTGGGCGGGCTGAAGAACTCTTTGCTCCTTAGGCAGTACATGGCAGGTGATCCTCGACTACGGTTGGGGGTCTTAGGCGCGAAGCAATGGGGTCGAGATCACCAGATACTAAATACACGTCGAGGCTGGATCTCGCCATACGCGCTGTCCATCATGTACATTCATTTCATGAAGTCGACAGGCCGCACAACTTTTGCATTTGACGAAGAGGCAGTTAGTCAGCGGGTAAATGAGATCATCTCCACTGCAGCGGAGTCCGAAGGTGACATCAGCCAAGTCGATGAATTGGCTTCAGTTTTGCCTCTACAAGATGCAGACATTTCTCTTGTGCAAAAGGACGTATTTGATTTCTTCGCCTTTTACAGTACTCCTGGTGGGTTTGACTTCGATGCTTCTGTAGTCGATATCCGTTCGCGAGAACGCTTCTCTAGCAAGGACCAATGGTGTGAATCTCTACATGAGCTTgacgagaaggagcgctGGCAGCTTTTAGGTCACGAGGTTATCCTTCTCAGGGATCCGTTTGAGCCTCACAGCCTAGGGCGAAGCGTTGATTTCTTTAGAGGTGAAGAGATCAGAGAGAAGTTTCGCT